The window CATAGTCGACGCCGCCGGCCTCCAGCCCACGCACGATGTGCTCGGTTTCGGCCAGCCCCGTCATGAAGATGATCGGCACGCCGTCGAGCCCGGCGTCGCGCTTCAGCCGCCGGCAGGTCTCGAAGCCGTCCATGCCGGGCATCACGGCATCGAGCAGCACGATATCGGGCGTGATCTGGTCGACGATGCGCATCGCGGAGGCGCCGTCGAGTGCGACCATCACGGTCATGCCGGCGCCGTCGAGCGCGTCGGTGAGCAGGCGCAACGTCTCGGGCGAGTCGTCGACGACAAGGGCAACGTCGCGCTTTCGCTGTTCAATGGTCATAGCTGTGCAAAGTTTTCAACGTCGCCATATATTGATCAAGATCGAACCGGTCGATCAGCGTGCGCATCTGGCCGACGAAATCGGCATGTTCGGGACATTCGTTGCCGATCTCGTCGAGCTTGAGCTGGATCGCCCTGATATAGCCGAGCTGGCCGAGGCTGATCAGCTCTTCGACAGATTTCACCGGCGGGCGCGAACCAGTGTCGGGCTTCCATTGCGGGGGCGGAACCTGCTCGGCCTCATACTGCCACTCGATCTTGAGCAGTTGGCGGATGCTCTCGAGCAGCCGCGGGATGTCGATCGGCTTCATCAAATAGCCGTCGTGGAACGGTTGCGCCAGCGGCGCGCCATGGGCTTCCAATGCGCTAGCGGATATCATCAGGATGCGGGCCTGGTGATGACCTTCGGAGCGAAGGGTTTCAGCGACCGTCCAGCCGTCCATGCCCGCCATCGAGATATCGAGCAGGAACATGTCCGGCCGGCAATGCTGCGCGAGGGCCAGGCAGCCCGGCCCGTCAGGCGCACTGAGCAGGATGAAGCCGAGCGGCGCGAGGATCTCGCGCAGGAGGTCGCGGTGGGTCGGGTCATCGTCGGTGATCAGGATCGTCTTGCGCGGGCCGTGATAGCCGTACACCGGAGCGTCGACCGGCGCATCGCGCCGTGGATTGGTGACTTCGGAGAGCAGCAGCTTGACGCGGAAGGTGCTGCCGGTGCCGACCGTGCTCAAGACCTTGATGTCGCCGCCCATCACACCCGCGAGCAGGCGGCTGATGGTGAGGCCGAGCCCGGTGCCGGTCTGCGGCTGGGTCACGCCGAGCGCGCCGCGCTCAAACGGCGCGAAGATCCGTTCGAGATCGTCGGGCTGGATGCCCGGCCCGGTATCGATCACCTCGAACTCGGCGACCGGGCTGCGATAATGCACCACGAATTGCACCTTGCCGGACTGCGTGAACTTGATCGCATTCGAGAGCAGGTTGATCAGGATTTGCCGCAGCCGCTTCTCGTCGGCATAGACCACGACGGGCAGCACGGCCGGCCGCCTGAACACGAAGTCGATGCCCTTGGCTGCGGCCTGCAGGCGGAACATGCCGACCAGCTGCTCGAGGAAATCGTTCAGCCGCACCTCGTCGCGCGATAGATAGAGGCGGCCGGCCTCGATCTTGGAGATATCAAGAATGCCGTCGATCAGGCCCGACAGATGATCGGCGCTGCGGCGGACCACCCGCACTTGCCCGCGGGGCCGCACCGGGAGGCTGTCGTCCTGCTCCAGTAGCTGCGCATAGCCGGAGATCGCATTGAGCGGCGAGCGAAGTTCGTGACTGAGACCCACGACGTATCGGCTCTTGGCGAGATTGGCGGCCTCGGCGACTTCCTTGGCGCGCTGCAGCTCGGCGTCGGTGCGCTTGTGGGCGTCGATCTCCTGGATCAGCAGCGTGGTCTGCCGGCGGGTTTCGTCTTCCGCGGCGCGCCGGCTCTGTTGCGCCAGCACGAACAGCCAGGCGACGACGCCGATGATCAGGGTCAGTGCAAAGAACACCTTCCACAGCACGTCGGCTAATAGCTCGTTGGCATGCACGGCTGCGGTGGTCTGCAGGTAGATCAGGCCGAGCACCAGCGCCACGAGGCCGGCCGAGACCGCGAACACGCCGAGGTAATGTCCGAGCTGCGAATTGATGCGGGCGTAGATCGGCTGCGGCATCACCTTGCCCAGGGCTTCCGAGACCTGTGCGCCGATCCGCCCATGCGGCTTGCAGAGGTCGTGGCAGCGGGCGTCGAGCGAGCAGCACAATGAGCAGATCGGGCCGGCATAGGCCGGGCAGGCGGCCATGTCCTCGGGCTCGAACGCATGCTCGCAAATACAGCACTGGATCGATTCAATGTTCTGCCAGCTCCGCTTCGGCTTGCGCGCGATGTAGTATTTGCCGCCGGTCGCCCAGGCGATCAGGGGAGCCGCGATGAAGGCGACCGCAAGCGCGACGAAGGCCGACAGCGCTTTCGCGGTCGGGCCGAACAGGCCGTAGAACGCGCTGATCGAGACCACGGTCGCGATCGTCATGGCACCGACGCCGACCGGATTGATGTCGCAGAGATGTGCGCGCTTGAACTCGATATGCTGCGGCCGCAAGCCGAGCGGCTTGTTGATGACGAGATCGGCGACCAGCGCGCCGACCCAGGCGATTGCGACGTTCGAGTAGAGCGCGAGCGTCTGCTCCAGCGCCTTGTAGACGCCGATCTCCATCAACAGCAGCGCGACGACGACGTTGAACACCAGCCACACCACGCGGCCGGGATGCGAATGGGTGAGGCGGGAGAAGAAGTTCGACCAGGCGATCGAGCCGGCATAGGCGTTGGTGACGTTGATCTTGACCTGGGACAGGATCACGAACGTCCCGGTCAGCGCCATCGCGAGATCCGGCTGCGACAGCACGTAGCGGAAGGCTTCGAGATACATGTTCGCCGGCTCGGCCGCGTGCTCGGCCGAGACGCCGTGGCTGAGCGCGAAGAAGGCGAGGAACGAGCCCGCCAGCAGCTTGAGAGCGCCGAGCACGATCCAACCCGGACCGGCGCTGAGCAGTGCGATCCACCAGGCCTTTCGCGAGGTGCGGCGGTCGCGCGGCAGGAAGCGCAGGAAGTCGACCTGCTCGCCGATCTGCGCCACCAGTGCGAACACGACCGAGGCCGCCGTGCCGAACAGCAGGAGGTCGAGATTGCCCGCGGGATCACCGTGCTCGCCGGCGAACTTGCGCCACTCGGTGAACGAATGCGGATTGGCCCAGGCGATCGCCGCGAACGGCATGATGTGGAGGATCACCCACAGCGGCTGGGTCCAGAGCTGAAAGCGGCTGATCAGCGTGATGCCGTAGACGACCAGCGGAATGATCACGACCGCGCTGATCAGGTAGCCGATCGGCCGCGGGATGCCGAAGCACATGTCCAGCGCGCTGGCCAGGATCACGGCCTCGATCGCGAAGAAGATGAAGGTGAAGGAGGCGTAGATCAGCGAGGTGATGGTCGAGCCGATATAGCCGAAGCCGGCGCCGCGGGTCAGCAGGTCGATGTCGATGCCGCTTTTTGCGGCATGGTAGGCGATCGGCAACCCGCACAGGAAGATGATGACGCTGACGACCAGGATCGCGGCGGAGGCGTTGATCGCGCCGTAGTTCAGCGTGATGGTGCCGCCGATCGCCTCCAGCGCGAGGAAGGAGATCGCGCCGAGCGCGGTGTTGGCAACGCGGGCGGCGGACCAGCGCCGCGCGCTCTTGGCGGTGAAGCGCAGCGCGTAGTCTTCCAGCGTCTGGTTGGCGACCCATTGATTATATTGGCGCCTGACGCGGTCAATCCGCTGCCGCCCTGCCACTCGCTCTACTCCTGGTCCACGATGCTCTGATCGCGGGCAAATCCCGTACCAAAAACCTACGTCGCTATTTTGCGGTGCAGTATACGCGATCTCACGTATCAGTGCGCTGCACAAAAGTGAGCAATCCTCGCCTGATCAATAAGCGTTCTCGAACCAATGGGGTGCTCATGTCAGACGAAACCAGACCAGGCCTGAAGTCTCCGCTCCGCCGCAAGCTCTTGATGGGAATGGCGGCTTTGCCGGCCGTTTCGATGCTGGGCCGACCCGCTTTTGCCGACGTTCCTGCAACCTCCGCGGTCAACACCACGGGTCTTGCAGTCACCGATAGTGAAGTCACGGTCGGTATCCTGCATTCGGTGACCGGCACCATGGCGATCTCCGAGACCGGATCGGTCGAGGCCGAGAAGCTCGCGATCGAGCAGATCAACGCCGCCGGCGGCGTGCTCGGCCGCAAGATCAAGTTCATCCAGGAAGACGGCGCGAGCGACTGGCCGACCTTCGCGGAAAAGGCCAAGAAGCTGCTGGTCAACGACAAATGCGCGGCCGTGATGGGCTGCTGGACCTCGGCCTCGCGCAAGGCGGTGCTGCCGGTGTTCGAGCAGTACAACGGCATGCTGTACTACCCGACCTTCTATGAAGGCCTCGAGCAGTCCAAGAACGTCATCTACACCGGCCAGGAGGCGACGCAGCAGATCATCGCCGGCCTCGACTGGGTCAACAAGACCAAGGGCGCCAAGAGCTTCTATCTGCTCGGCTCGGACTACATCTGGCCGCGCACCTCGAACAAGATCGCGCGCAAGCACATCGAGAACCATCTGCAGGCCTGCAAGGTGGTCGGCGAGGAGTACTTCCCGCTCGGCTCGACCCAGTTCAACTCGGTGATCAACAAGATCAAGCTGACCAAGCCGGACGTGATCTACGCGATCATCGTCGGCGGCTCCAACGTCGCGTTCTACAAGCAGCTCAAGGCGGCCGGCATCGACCTGTCGAAGCAGACACTGCTGACCATCTCGGTGACCGAGGATGAGATCGACGGCATCGGCGGTGAGAACATCGCCGGCGCCTATGCCTGCATGAAGTACTTCCAGTCGCTCGACAATCCGAACAACAAGGCCTTCGTGCCCGCGTTCAAGAAGATGTGGGGCGAGAAGACCGTGATCGGCGACGTGACGCAGGCTGCCTATCTCGGCCCGTGGCTGTGGAAGTTGACGGTGGAGAAGGCGGGCTCCTTCGACATCGACAAGGTGGCGGCGGCATCGCCCGGCGTCGAGTTCAAAGGCGCGCCGGAAGGCTATGTCCGGATCCACGAGAACCATCATCTGTGGTCGAAGACCCGCGTCGGACGCGCCAAGGCCGACGGCCAGTATGAGCTAATCTACGAGACCGCCGATCTCGTCGAGCCGGATCCGTTCCCCAAGGGCTACCAGTGAGGCCAAGCGCCTAAGGCGCAAGCTCTCAATGCATCGCGGCGTGGATGCCATCATCTACGCCGCGGATCGGACGCCGCTGCGTCGCGGCGTATGCCCCTGGACTGGAGGACATTATGTTCGGCGACTATTCGATCAGTGATCTCGGCGCCATCCTTGCAATGCAGGGATTTGCCGGGCTCATCCTGTTCTCCGTCTATGTGCTGATGGCGCTGGGGCTTGCCATCATCTTCGGCCAGATGGGCGTCATCAACATGGCGCATGGCGAGTTCATGATCCTCGGCGCCTACGTCACGTGGATGACGTCGAACGCCGTGCAGCACGTCGCGCCCTGGCTGTTCCCCGGCTACTTCTTCATCGCCATGATCCTGGCGTTCATCGCCTCCGGCGCGCTCGGCATGCTGGTCGAATGGGCGCTGATCCGCCATCTCTACAAGCGTCCGCTCGACACGCTGCTGGCGACCTGGGGGCTCAGCCTGATCCTGCAGCAGGCCTATCGCTCGATCTTCGGCGCACGCGAGGTCGGCGTCGAATTGCCTGAATGGATGATGGGCTCCTGGCAGGCGACCGACTCGATCCAGATTCCGATCAACGGCATGTTCGTGATGGCGCTGACCATGCTGATCACGATCGCGGTCGCCTATGTGCTGTTCTGGTCGAGCTGGGGCAAGCAGGTGCGGGCCGTGGTGCAGAACCGCGTAATGGCAGGCGCCGTCGGCATCAATACCGAGAAGGTCGATCGCTACACCTTTGGCCTCGGTTGCGGCATCGCCGGGATTGCAGGCTCGGCCTTCACCATGATCGGCTCGACCGGGCCGACCGCCGGCCAGCTCTACATCGTCGACACCTTCCTGGTCGTCGTGTTCGGCGGCGCGGCCTCGCTGTTCGGCACCATCGCCTCGGCCTTCTCGATCTCGCAGACCCAGTCGACGCTGGAATTCTTCCTGTCGGGATCGATGGCCAAGGTGATCACGCTCTTGACCATCGTCGCGATCCTGATGGTGCGTCCGCAGGGGCTGTTCGCGCTCAAGGTCCGCAAATAAGAACAAGCAGGCAGGTCATGGTCATCAACTCGCGCTTTTTCAATCGCTCCGAACTGCTCGGCTTCCTTGCGCTCGCGGTGCTGTTGCTTCTCATCCTGCCGCTGTCGCTGGATATCTTCCGCCTCAACCTGGTCGCCAAATACCTGACCTACGCCTTCGTCGGCATCGGCCTCGTGCTGTGCTGGGGCTATGGCGGCATCCTGAGCCTGGGGCAGGGCGTGTTCTTCGGCCTCGGCGGCTACTGCATGGCGATGTACCTCAAGCTCGAGGCGTCCTCGGTCGCGAACACCAAGATCCAGTCGACGCCGGGCATCCCGGACTTCATGGACTGGAACCAGATCACGCAGCTTCCGCTGTTCTGGAAGCCGTTCCACAGCTTTCCGGTCACGGTACTGGCGATCTTGCTGGTGCCCGCCTTGTTCGCGCTGATCATCGGCGCTGCGATGTTCAAGCGCCGGGTCGGCGGCGTGTACTTTGCGATCATCACGCAGGCGATCGCGGCGATCCTCACCATCCTGATCGTGGGGCAGCAGGGTTACACCGGCGGCATCAACGGCATCACGGATCTGCGCACACTGCACGGCTGGGACATCCGCACCGATCACGCCAAGTTCATTCTGTATTTTGTCGAGGTTGTGTTGCTGTTTGGATGCATCGTTGCCGCGCAATTCATCCGGCTGACAAAACTCGGGCGCATTCTGGTGGCGATGAGGGAGCAGGAGGATCGCGTGCGCTTCTCCGGTTACAGCGTCGCCAACTTCAAGATCTTCGCGTTCTGTGCCGCGGCGGCGTTCGCTGCGATCGGCGGCGCCATGTTCACGCTCGAGGTCGGCTTCATGTCGCCGTCCTTCGTCGGCATCGTGCCGTCGATCGAGATGGTGATTTACACCGCGGTCGGCGGTCGGATGTCGATCTTCGGCGCGGTCTGGGGCGCGTTGCTGGTCAATTTCGCCAAGACCAGCCTTTCGGAATCCTTCCCGCAGCTCTGGCTGTTCGGCCTCGGCGCGCTGTTCATTGCGGTGGTGCTGGCCTTCCCGAACGGGCTCTCGGGCATCTGGGCGGACCATATCCAGCCCCGCATCGATCGCCTGTTCGCATCCCGCAAATCGAAATCGGCGGCCGGCCTGATCGCCGACGGCGCACCGGCCGAGTGAGGAGGGTCCATCATGCTCGTCGGCCATCAGCCCAAGGATTTCCTGCTCGCTGTCTCCGGACTCACCGTGTCCTTTGACGGCTTCAAGGCGGTGAACGATCTCTCCTTCTATGTCGAGGAGAACGAGATCCGCGTCATCATCGGCCCGAACGGCGCCGGCAAGACCACCGTGCTCGACCTGATCTGCGGCAAGACCCGGGCCACGTCAGGCTCGATCCAGTTCCGCGGCCAGGAGCTGACAAGGTTGCGCGAGAACGAGATCGTGCAGGCCGGCGTCGGCCGCAAGTTCCAGACGCCGTCGGTGTTCGAGGATCTCACCGTGTTCGAGAATCTCGAAATCTCCTACCCGCGCGGCCGCACCGTGTTCGGCTCGCTGACCTTCCAGCGCGATGACGCGGTCAAGCAGCGGGTCGAGGAGGTCGCGGAGATGATCTTCCTGAAGGACCGCCTCAACACCTATGCCGACCAGCTCAGCCATGGCCAGAAGCAGTGGCTCGAGATCGGCATGCTGCTGATACAGGACCCGGACCTCTTGATGCTGGACGAGCCGGTGGCCGGCATGAGCGTCTCGGAGCGCGCCAAGACCGCCGAGCTGCTCAACCGCATCATCAAGGATCGCTCGGTGCTGGTGATCGAGCACGACATGAAATTCGTCGAGGACATCGCGCA of the Bradyrhizobium quebecense genome contains:
- the urtC gene encoding urea ABC transporter permease subunit UrtC, whose product is MVINSRFFNRSELLGFLALAVLLLLILPLSLDIFRLNLVAKYLTYAFVGIGLVLCWGYGGILSLGQGVFFGLGGYCMAMYLKLEASSVANTKIQSTPGIPDFMDWNQITQLPLFWKPFHSFPVTVLAILLVPALFALIIGAAMFKRRVGGVYFAIITQAIAAILTILIVGQQGYTGGINGITDLRTLHGWDIRTDHAKFILYFVEVVLLFGCIVAAQFIRLTKLGRILVAMREQEDRVRFSGYSVANFKIFAFCAAAAFAAIGGAMFTLEVGFMSPSFVGIVPSIEMVIYTAVGGRMSIFGAVWGALLVNFAKTSLSESFPQLWLFGLGALFIAVVLAFPNGLSGIWADHIQPRIDRLFASRKSKSAAGLIADGAPAE
- the urtD gene encoding urea ABC transporter ATP-binding protein UrtD; translated protein: MLVGHQPKDFLLAVSGLTVSFDGFKAVNDLSFYVEENEIRVIIGPNGAGKTTVLDLICGKTRATSGSIQFRGQELTRLRENEIVQAGVGRKFQTPSVFEDLTVFENLEISYPRGRTVFGSLTFQRDDAVKQRVEEVAEMIFLKDRLNTYADQLSHGQKQWLEIGMLLIQDPDLLMLDEPVAGMSVSERAKTAELLNRIIKDRSVLVIEHDMKFVEDIAHKVTVLHQGQILSEGTMEHVKNDPKVIEVYLGH
- a CDS encoding ATP-binding protein — its product is MAGRQRIDRVRRQYNQWVANQTLEDYALRFTAKSARRWSAARVANTALGAISFLALEAIGGTITLNYGAINASAAILVVSVIIFLCGLPIAYHAAKSGIDIDLLTRGAGFGYIGSTITSLIYASFTFIFFAIEAVILASALDMCFGIPRPIGYLISAVVIIPLVVYGITLISRFQLWTQPLWVILHIMPFAAIAWANPHSFTEWRKFAGEHGDPAGNLDLLLFGTAASVVFALVAQIGEQVDFLRFLPRDRRTSRKAWWIALLSAGPGWIVLGALKLLAGSFLAFFALSHGVSAEHAAEPANMYLEAFRYVLSQPDLAMALTGTFVILSQVKINVTNAYAGSIAWSNFFSRLTHSHPGRVVWLVFNVVVALLLMEIGVYKALEQTLALYSNVAIAWVGALVADLVINKPLGLRPQHIEFKRAHLCDINPVGVGAMTIATVVSISAFYGLFGPTAKALSAFVALAVAFIAAPLIAWATGGKYYIARKPKRSWQNIESIQCCICEHAFEPEDMAACPAYAGPICSLCCSLDARCHDLCKPHGRIGAQVSEALGKVMPQPIYARINSQLGHYLGVFAVSAGLVALVLGLIYLQTTAAVHANELLADVLWKVFFALTLIIGVVAWLFVLAQQSRRAAEDETRRQTTLLIQEIDAHKRTDAELQRAKEVAEAANLAKSRYVVGLSHELRSPLNAISGYAQLLEQDDSLPVRPRGQVRVVRRSADHLSGLIDGILDISKIEAGRLYLSRDEVRLNDFLEQLVGMFRLQAAAKGIDFVFRRPAVLPVVVYADEKRLRQILINLLSNAIKFTQSGKVQFVVHYRSPVAEFEVIDTGPGIQPDDLERIFAPFERGALGVTQPQTGTGLGLTISRLLAGVMGGDIKVLSTVGTGSTFRVKLLLSEVTNPRRDAPVDAPVYGYHGPRKTILITDDDPTHRDLLREILAPLGFILLSAPDGPGCLALAQHCRPDMFLLDISMAGMDGWTVAETLRSEGHHQARILMISASALEAHGAPLAQPFHDGYLMKPIDIPRLLESIRQLLKIEWQYEAEQVPPPQWKPDTGSRPPVKSVEELISLGQLGYIRAIQLKLDEIGNECPEHADFVGQMRTLIDRFDLDQYMATLKTLHSYDH
- the urtB gene encoding urea ABC transporter permease subunit UrtB, encoding MFGDYSISDLGAILAMQGFAGLILFSVYVLMALGLAIIFGQMGVINMAHGEFMILGAYVTWMTSNAVQHVAPWLFPGYFFIAMILAFIASGALGMLVEWALIRHLYKRPLDTLLATWGLSLILQQAYRSIFGAREVGVELPEWMMGSWQATDSIQIPINGMFVMALTMLITIAVAYVLFWSSWGKQVRAVVQNRVMAGAVGINTEKVDRYTFGLGCGIAGIAGSAFTMIGSTGPTAGQLYIVDTFLVVVFGGAASLFGTIASAFSISQTQSTLEFFLSGSMAKVITLLTIVAILMVRPQGLFALKVRK
- the urtA gene encoding urea ABC transporter substrate-binding protein translates to MSDETRPGLKSPLRRKLLMGMAALPAVSMLGRPAFADVPATSAVNTTGLAVTDSEVTVGILHSVTGTMAISETGSVEAEKLAIEQINAAGGVLGRKIKFIQEDGASDWPTFAEKAKKLLVNDKCAAVMGCWTSASRKAVLPVFEQYNGMLYYPTFYEGLEQSKNVIYTGQEATQQIIAGLDWVNKTKGAKSFYLLGSDYIWPRTSNKIARKHIENHLQACKVVGEEYFPLGSTQFNSVINKIKLTKPDVIYAIIVGGSNVAFYKQLKAAGIDLSKQTLLTISVTEDEIDGIGGENIAGAYACMKYFQSLDNPNNKAFVPAFKKMWGEKTVIGDVTQAAYLGPWLWKLTVEKAGSFDIDKVAAASPGVEFKGAPEGYVRIHENHHLWSKTRVGRAKADGQYELIYETADLVEPDPFPKGYQ